A region from the Drosophila bipectinata strain 14024-0381.07 chromosome 3R, DbipHiC1v2, whole genome shotgun sequence genome encodes:
- the LOC108119792 gene encoding putative defense protein 3: MKDLKMHCLLVVGIIGSVVAFPDGAPSDTCVKQRANQPNHGKARSQPAHSNPFEVVADSQTYHPGQQISVVVYPHSDQSTVFRGFFLQARDANSNEWIGEWVQSENTKTIPECSAITHSDNRDKLGAKLIWKAPQNKRGNVYFTGTVLQEYGTFWSDIVNKVQAEPQ, translated from the exons ATGAAGGATCTCAAGATGCACTGCCTCCTAGTGGTAGGAATTATCGGTTCTGTCGTTGCCTTTCCGGATGGAGCTCCGTCGGATACGTGTGTGAAGCAGCGAGCGAATCAACCCAATCATGGAAAGGCCAGAAGTCAGCCGGCTCACTCCAATCCCTTCGAGGTTGTGGCCGATTCCCAGACCTATCATCCCGGCCAACAGATATCGGTGGTTGTGTATCCGCACTCGGATCAGAGCACCGTTTTCCGAGGCTTCTTCCTCCAGGCAAGGGATGCCAATTCGAACGAGTGGATCGGGGAGTGGGTGCAGAGCGAGAACACCAAGACTATTCCAGAGTGCTCTGCCATAACGCATTCGGATAATCGGGATAAGCTGGGAGCCAAGCTGATTTGGAAGGCTCCCCAAAATAAGCGAGGAAACGTTTACTTTAC GGGCACTGTGCTACAGGAGTACGGCACCTTCTGGAGCGACATCGTTAACAAAGTACAGGCGGAGCCGCAATAA
- the LOC108119879 gene encoding probable phosphoserine aminotransferase encodes MVINFAAGPAKLPEEVLKEVQANLLNCNGSGISVMEMSHRSSNYGKIQETAINDLRELLNVPSNYKILLMQGGGTGQFAAVALNLIGITGSADYVITGSWSSKAAKEAAQYGKVNAVIPKLAKYTTVPRQSTWQLDPKASYVYYCDNETVEGVEFDFIPEIPEGVPLVADMSSNFLSRPFDVSKFGVIFAGAQKNIGPAGTTVIIVREDLIGKHLKTTPSILNFELMDKNSSLLNTPPTFGIYVMGLVFKWIKSNGGIAGMEKQSAAKSKLIYDIIDQSNGFFYCPVDANVRSRMNVPFRIGSAAGDDALEKEFLAKAEAEGMIQLKGHRSVGGIRASLYNAVTLAETQKLANLMLAFYKNNKN; translated from the exons ATGGTTATCAATTTCGCCGCCGGTCCAGCCAAGTTGCCCGAAGAG GTTCTAAAAGAAGTACAGGCCAACCTCCTCAACTGCAATGGCAGCGGGATTTCGGTCATGGAAATGTCCCATCGCTCCAGCAACTATGGAAAGATCCAGGAAACTGCCATCAACGATCTACGGGAGCTCCTCAATGTGCCCAGCAACTACAAAATCCTCCTGATGCAGGGCGGTGGCACCGGACAGTTTGCCGCGGTAGCTCTCAACTTGATCGGGATTACTGGCAGTGCTGATTATGTTATCACCGGATCATGGTCGTCGAAAGCAGCCAAGGAAGCGGCTCAGTATGGAAAAGTGAATGCCGTGATTCCCAAGCTGGCCAAGTACACGACAGTTCCCAGACAAAGCACTTGGCAATTGGATCCAAAAGCATCCTATGTCTACTACTGCGACAATGAAACAGTTGAGGGCGTGGAATTTGATTTTATTCCCGAAATTCCAGAAGGTGTACCCCTGGTGGCCGATATGTCGTCCAATTTCCTCTCTCGCCCCTTCGATGTCAGCAAGTTTGGTGTCATCTTTGCGGGAGCCCAGAAAAACATCGGACCAGCGGGCACAACAGTAATCATTGTCAGGGAGGACTTAATTGGCAAGCATCTGAAGACCACACCCTCCATCCTGAACTTTGAGCTGATGGACAAGAACAGCTCACTGCTCAATACTCCTCCGACGTTCGG AATCTATGTTATGGGCCTGGTGTTCAAGTGGATCAAGAGCAATGGAGGCATTGCTGGCATGGAAAAGCAATCCGCCGCCAAATCCAAGCTTATCTATGACATTATCGATCAGTCCAATGGCTTCTTCTACTGCCCCGTAGACGCTAATGTGCGCTCGCGCATGAATGTACCCTTTAGGATCGGTAGTGCCGCCGGTGACGATGCCCTAGAAAAGGAGTTCCTGGCCAAAGCGGAAGCGGAAGGCATGATCCAGTTAAAAGGTCATCGTTCAGTGGGCGGAATTCGTGCCTCTCTTTACAATGCAGTTACGCTTGCTGAAACCCAAAAGCTGGCCAATCTGATGCTGGctttttacaaaaacaataaaaattag
- the Mesh1 gene encoding guanosine-3',5'-bis(diphosphate) 3'-pyrophosphohydrolase MESH1: MTTYPSCKFMECLQYAALKHRTQRRKDPQETPYVNHVINVSTILSVEACVTDEAVLMAALLHDVVEDTDATFSDVEQLFGPDVCGLVREVTDDKSLEKQERKRLQIVNGPKTSSRAKLIKLADKLDNLRDLLVNTPKGWTEERREQYFVWAKQVVDNLRGTNANLELKLDEIFRQRGLL; encoded by the exons ATGACGACATATCCTTCTTGTAAATTTATGGAATGCCTGCAATATGCGGCTCTGAAACATCGAACACAAAGACGAAAGGACCCCCAGGAAACTCCTTATGTTAATCATGTGATTAATGTGAGCACCATTCTGTCCGTGGAGGCCTGCGTCACGGATGAGGCAGTTCTCATGGCAGCCCTTCTTCACGATGTGGTTGAGGATACGGACGCGACGTTTTCGGATGTGGAGCAACTATTCGGCCCTGATGTGTGCGGCTTGGTGCGTGAAGTGACCGATGACAAGTCGTTGGAGAAGCAGGAGCGAAAGCGACTGCAAATAGTTAATGGACCCAAAACCAGCTCCCGAGCTAAGCTCATAAAACTGGCCGATAAGTTGGATAACCTCAGGGATCTGCTGGTTAACACCCCCAAGGGATGGACAGAG GAACGACGTGAGCAGTACTTTGTTTGGGCCAAACAGGTGGTTGACAACCTGCGAGGAACCAACGCCAACCTGGAACTTAAGCTAGACGAGATCTTCCGGCAACGAGGTCTTTTGTAA
- the Cyt-c1L gene encoding cytochrome c1, heme protein, mitochondrial, which translates to MSEKLRSFSSKLFQMAKGGFNWTSVRPKATSSGRTFFAGRPKLLGALGVLTGGAGLLMYALETSVDASSDSVHPPHQAWNHTGLLAALDKEGVRRGYFVYKEVCSSCHSLQYIAYRNLVGVCMTESEAKSEAEGITVKDGPNEEGNYFDRPGKLSDHFPSPYPNEDAARSANNGAYPPDLSYIVSARKGGEDYVFALLTGYCEPPAGFTLRDGQYFNPYFSGGAISMGKVIDNEVVTYADENVAASAAQIAKDVCTFLKWTSEPESDERRLLLIKVVIMSAFLIGISYYIKRHKWSALKSRKIFYIPELERQAAKAAQEAKLAAEKSASEQCNKCEDKNPKKD; encoded by the coding sequence ATGTCCGAGAAATTGCGAAGCTTCAGCTCGAAGCTGTTCCAGATGGCCAAGGGCGGCTTCAACTGGACATCGGTGCGTCCAAAGGCTACCTCATCTGGGCGCACATTTTTCGCCGGACGTCCCAAACTACTAGGTGCCCTGGGAGTCCTAACCGGAGGGGCAGGACTTCTGATGTACGCCTTGGAGACCAGTGTTGACGCTTCTTCAGATAGCGTCCATCCACCGCACCAGGCCTGGAATCACACAGGATTGCTGGCTGCCCTGGACAAGGAGGGTGTGCGACGCGGTTATTTTGTTTACAAGGAGGTGTGTTCCAGTTGCCACTCGCTGCAATACATCGCTTATCGCAACCTGGTCGGGGTGTGCATGACCGAGTCAGAGGCCAAATCGGAGGCGGAGGGAATCACTGTTAAGGATGGCCCCAACGAGGAGGGGAACTATTTCGATCGCCCGGGAAAACTATCCGATCACTTCCCATCCCCGTACCCCAACGAGGACGCGGCTCGTTCCGCCAACAACGGAGCTTATCCGCCGGATTTGAGCTACATCGTGTCCGCACGCAAGGGGGGCGAGGATTATGTCTTTGCACTGCTCACCGGATACTGTGAGCCGCCAGCTGGTTTCACTTTGCGCGACGGGCAGTACTTTAATCCGTACTTTTCAGGAGGCGCCATTTCCATGGGCAAAGTAATTGACAACGAAGTGGTCACATATGCCGACGAGAACGTGGCTGCCTCCGCTGCGCAGATAGCCAAGGATGTGTGTACCTTCTTGAAGTGGACATCTGAACCGGAATCGGATGAACGTCGGCTGTTGCTCATCAAGGTGGTTATTATGTCTGCCTTCTTGATAGGTATATCCTATTACATCAAACGACACAAGTGGTCGGCGCTGAAGTCACGCAAAATCTTCTATATTCCGGAGTTGGAGCGCCAAGCTGCCAAGGCGGCCCAAGAAGCCAAGTTGGCTGCTGAAAAGTCCGCGAGCGAGCAGTGCAACAAATGCGAGGACAAGAATCCTAAGAAGGATTAG